One stretch of Malus domestica chromosome 14, GDT2T_hap1 DNA includes these proteins:
- the LOC103428269 gene encoding TPD1 protein homolog 1-like has translation MTKRPVVAVVASLLLFGVVAAVVLVLALGFDGAGNLKSELAEAGNSTLTAIHRKLLIRATAMEEPNRIRGDKCSRADVVINQGPTSPLPSGIPTYTVEIMNTCATGCDISHIHVACGWFSSARLVNPKIFKRLRYNDCLVNDGKPLVSGGTVSFQYANTFSYKLSVSSVTCR, from the exons ATGACGAAACGGCCAGTCGTTGCGGTCGTGGCGTCGCTGCTTCTCTTCGGAGTCGTGGCTGCAGTCGTGCTGGTGCTCGCGCTTGGATTTGACGGAG CTGGAAATTTGAAGTCTGAATTGGCTGAAGCTGGGAACTCCACACTCACCGCAATCCATCGCAAACTGCTTATTCGTG CGACAGCAATGGAGGAACCAAACAGGATTCGGGGAGACAAGTGCAGCAGGGCAGACGTAGTGATAAACCAGGGCCCCACATCCCCGCTGCCAAGTGGCATCCCCACATACACCGTCGAGATCATGAACACGTGCGCCACCGGCTGCGACATCTCTCACATCCACGTCGCCTGCGGCTGGTTCAGCTCCGCCCGCCTCGTCAACCCCAAGATCTTCAAGCGCCTCCGCTACAACGACTGCCTGGTCAACGACGGCAAGCCCCTTGTCAGCGGCGGTACGGTGTCGTTTCAGTACGCCAACACTTTCAGCTACAAGCTCTCGGTCTCCTCGGTCACGTGCCGTTAA